The following are from one region of the Phycisphaeraceae bacterium genome:
- a CDS encoding DUF3102 domain-containing protein yields MTQIAHDGAEVVLDPSKKQIAPAGRLTAEEREYSETQRLLAPFDPGVPWDQGGRILTEQTVRLNASVVAEGCVQIGRSLIYAKGQLAHGEWMPWLEEQGIDARHAQRMMLLAARFADFPALANLSRTKAVALLGMSDDQLQQLNDGSVVDTLRLDAIEKMSARELQAEIKRLKKREEKGKEQLAKKDERIEQLEAERDAARGLSLNADDRLLALLGRLKLDLEDFERLIRETRDGESATRIWAHAFSALREIRDANLDLISLGALFAAGAAENTEEEDILERAEQLADDDEFAEASTGGAR; encoded by the coding sequence GTGACGCAGATCGCCCACGACGGGGCCGAGGTTGTCCTCGACCCGAGCAAGAAGCAGATCGCACCCGCGGGTCGCCTGACCGCCGAAGAGCGCGAGTACAGCGAGACGCAGCGCCTCCTCGCCCCCTTCGACCCCGGGGTGCCGTGGGACCAGGGCGGACGCATCCTGACCGAGCAGACCGTCCGGCTCAACGCCAGCGTGGTCGCCGAGGGGTGCGTCCAGATCGGGCGATCCCTTATCTATGCCAAGGGCCAGCTCGCGCACGGCGAGTGGATGCCCTGGCTGGAAGAGCAGGGCATCGACGCCCGCCACGCGCAGCGCATGATGCTCCTGGCCGCGCGGTTCGCCGACTTCCCCGCGCTCGCCAACCTCAGCAGGACGAAGGCGGTGGCGCTGCTGGGGATGAGCGACGACCAGCTGCAGCAGCTCAACGACGGGAGCGTGGTGGACACGCTGCGCCTGGACGCCATCGAGAAGATGAGCGCCCGCGAGCTGCAGGCCGAGATCAAGCGCCTCAAGAAGCGCGAGGAGAAGGGCAAGGAGCAGCTCGCCAAGAAGGACGAACGCATCGAGCAGCTCGAGGCGGAGCGCGACGCGGCGCGGGGGCTCTCGCTCAACGCCGACGACCGCCTGCTCGCGCTGCTCGGACGGCTCAAGCTCGACCTCGAGGATTTCGAGCGGCTGATCCGCGAGACGCGCGACGGCGAGAGCGCCACGCGCATCTGGGCGCACGCCTTCAGCGCGCTGCGCGAAATCCGCGACGCCAACCTCGACCTCATCTCCCTGGGCGCGCTCTTCGCCGCCGGCGCCGCCGAGAACACGGAAGAGGAGGACATCCTCGAGCGCGCCGAACAGCTCGCGGACGACGACGAGTTCGCCGAGGCGAGCACCGGGGGTGCGCGATGA
- a CDS encoding phage portal protein: MPTPTTHRDLDQTAQRVLQRSLSSNQQSWLRGEFDGFDRGGARASGARRDGMDSTWTGVAVRRVAEQVGKTPWRLVDDDDNIVESGPLFDLLMVAPNAHQDPRVFVESIVIELLTSARGSAVVIKDFGLERSLVRPEAGVFQRLLPREMLIADSTRFRAVWTRGSVHPRVSHYEYLVPSEGGYGGSTIPFAPQELIAVALPGGAGHLDPLDGLSMRVGAGEAQALDREMMRYTTEYFAQDASPGTVLMTDSALSPSQIRQMRRDWDERHRGRSWRSAVLHKGLKLAPAPVIKDLAMPELAKQVRERQLAIFDTPPIVAGIVDDANRSNSDAQIAMFIYGAVASVADRIDTALTRHLIAAHPWPTTGRARDSARLIVSQARRDALRGMRAAARAMCERNHRSMRAVDRMADGAAKRMVYNPLEGGPETALTLVHDVDSHPAVARVKLEALASAIQLVANGQPLNDVLDLLDIPVPRRPEGDVARIPFSVAPAATLDDFDPAEAPDAPESPEDPDDDEAERGAGSRQQRAIAMRQRMLDARRPAKTNAAVPPGTPGAAPPIPAATEVRAPSGPVGTETAPGAGAAGALARAYACDDECACPRHADTDAEARGIVERHRATWAPLARQYESAVRSHLRRQRDALLQRVRDEIDPAQVSDRGAGTGQGAQATRAETRAAISEDALERIVFDLRVEQERIVAALRPTLERAARLGAAQGAFEAGLSVDAAAKAAGLMLRDPNIRVALSKVGARMRLIEARRLTEVQDTIRGAFRDPSKTFNDLLQDLKRYYDGEFTSARRAALTESAGVVNTARHESMREQGVTGKLWLTASGRPRASHAAAEQTYGTTPIPIDEAFIVNGAALRYPGDPDAPASERINCYCVQVAAFLDDDERSARTLTLRFLTLEDLPPENTRNAA, translated from the coding sequence ATGCCCACCCCCACGACCCATCGCGACCTCGACCAGACCGCGCAGCGCGTGCTGCAGCGGTCGCTGTCGTCCAACCAGCAGTCGTGGCTGCGTGGGGAGTTCGACGGGTTCGACAGGGGCGGCGCGCGGGCGTCCGGCGCGAGGCGCGACGGCATGGACTCGACCTGGACGGGCGTCGCGGTGCGCCGCGTCGCCGAGCAGGTGGGCAAGACGCCCTGGCGCCTGGTCGACGACGACGACAACATCGTCGAGAGCGGGCCGCTGTTCGACCTGCTCATGGTCGCGCCCAACGCGCACCAGGACCCGCGCGTCTTCGTCGAGTCGATCGTCATCGAGCTGCTCACGAGCGCCCGGGGCAGCGCGGTGGTCATCAAGGACTTCGGGCTCGAGCGGTCGCTGGTGAGGCCCGAGGCGGGAGTGTTCCAGCGGCTGCTGCCGCGCGAGATGCTCATCGCCGACTCGACGCGCTTCCGCGCGGTGTGGACGCGCGGCAGCGTCCACCCGCGCGTGAGCCACTACGAGTACCTCGTGCCGAGCGAGGGCGGGTACGGAGGCTCGACGATCCCCTTCGCTCCGCAGGAGCTCATCGCCGTCGCGCTGCCCGGCGGCGCCGGTCACCTGGACCCGCTCGACGGGCTCTCGATGCGCGTGGGCGCGGGCGAGGCGCAGGCGCTCGACCGCGAGATGATGCGCTACACGACCGAGTACTTCGCGCAGGACGCGAGCCCGGGCACCGTGCTCATGACCGACTCGGCGCTCAGCCCCTCGCAGATCCGCCAGATGCGGCGCGACTGGGACGAACGCCACCGCGGGCGCTCCTGGCGCAGCGCGGTCCTGCACAAGGGCCTCAAGCTCGCGCCGGCGCCGGTCATCAAGGACCTGGCGATGCCCGAGCTGGCCAAGCAGGTGCGCGAGCGCCAGCTGGCGATCTTCGACACCCCGCCCATCGTCGCCGGCATCGTCGACGACGCGAACCGCTCCAACTCCGACGCGCAGATCGCCATGTTCATCTACGGCGCGGTGGCGTCGGTCGCGGACCGCATCGACACCGCCCTCACGCGCCACCTCATCGCCGCGCACCCCTGGCCGACCACCGGAAGGGCGCGCGATTCAGCGCGGCTGATCGTCAGTCAGGCCCGGCGCGACGCGCTGCGCGGGATGCGCGCCGCCGCCCGCGCGATGTGCGAGCGCAACCACCGCTCGATGCGCGCCGTCGACCGCATGGCCGACGGCGCCGCCAAGCGGATGGTGTACAACCCTCTCGAGGGCGGGCCCGAGACGGCGCTGACCCTCGTGCACGATGTGGACAGCCACCCCGCGGTGGCGCGCGTGAAGCTCGAGGCCCTGGCGAGCGCCATCCAGCTCGTCGCCAACGGCCAGCCCCTCAACGATGTGCTCGACCTGCTCGACATCCCCGTGCCGCGCCGCCCCGAGGGCGATGTGGCGCGCATCCCCTTCAGCGTCGCGCCCGCCGCCACCCTGGACGACTTCGACCCGGCGGAGGCCCCGGACGCCCCGGAGTCCCCGGAAGACCCGGACGACGACGAGGCGGAGCGGGGAGCGGGGAGCAGGCAGCAGCGGGCGATCGCCATGCGTCAGCGCATGCTCGACGCGCGCCGACCCGCAAAGACGAACGCCGCCGTACCTCCCGGCACGCCCGGCGCAGCCCCTCCAATCCCCGCCGCAACCGAGGTGCGTGCTCCCTCGGGGCCGGTGGGCACGGAGACTGCGCCGGGCGCCGGGGCGGCTGGCGCCCTTGCGCGTGCCTACGCGTGCGACGACGAGTGCGCGTGCCCGCGCCACGCCGACACTGACGCGGAAGCACGCGGCATCGTCGAGCGTCACCGCGCGACCTGGGCCCCGCTGGCCCGTCAGTACGAGAGCGCCGTCCGCAGCCACCTGCGCCGCCAGCGCGACGCGTTGCTCCAGCGCGTGCGCGACGAGATCGACCCCGCGCAGGTGAGCGATCGCGGGGCAGGCACTGGGCAGGGGGCACAAGCCACACGGGCAGAGACGCGGGCAGCGATCAGCGAGGACGCGCTGGAGCGCATCGTTTTCGACCTGCGCGTCGAGCAGGAGCGCATCGTCGCGGCGCTGCGTCCGACGCTCGAGCGCGCCGCGCGGCTGGGAGCGGCGCAGGGCGCCTTCGAGGCCGGGCTGAGCGTGGACGCGGCGGCCAAGGCCGCCGGGCTCATGCTGCGCGACCCGAACATCCGCGTCGCCCTGAGCAAGGTCGGCGCGCGCATGCGTTTGATCGAGGCCCGGCGCCTGACCGAGGTGCAGGACACGATCCGCGGCGCGTTCCGCGACCCGTCCAAGACCTTCAACGACCTGCTGCAGGACCTCAAGCGCTACTACGACGGCGAGTTCACCTCGGCCCGTCGCGCCGCGCTCACCGAGAGCGCTGGCGTGGTGAACACCGCGCGGCACGAGTCGATGCGCGAGCAGGGCGTCACCGGCAAGCTGTGGCTGACCGCGAGCGGGCGCCCGCGCGCGAGCCACGCCGCCGCCGAGCAGACCTACGGCACGACGCCCATCCCCATCGACGAGGCGTTCATCGTGAACGGCGCGGCGCTGCGCTACCCCGGCGACCCCGACGCGCCCGCCAGCGAACGCATCAACTGCTACTGCGTGCAGGTCGCCGCGTTCCTCGACGATGACGAGCGCTCCGCGCGCACGCTGACCCTCCGATTCCTCACGCTCGAAGACCTGCCCCCGGAGAACACCCGCAATGCCGCCTGA
- a CDS encoding HK97 family phage prohead protease, whose protein sequence is MPPEAMDIMTRALPFETRGVNTEQRTITAYASTGDMDRHGTVIPPKAFRKTLKQYMTNPVVVAGHNTWGDASVPPVVARVTEASVDDKGLLVTIQFAQGDIAERWWALYRDGFMRGLSIGFRVMARSRKPREDGTGEYEVYDEVELLEISLVAVPSNRNSLTTKALEEAITRGVESMPREHREFGERVVEWMRAEGAQRETLTERVALLERELANAMERAGDLETRLDEARDTLDAMLTHGSPAQPAPTAKHDPAPQTRSITLI, encoded by the coding sequence ATGCCGCCTGAAGCGATGGACATCATGACGCGGGCGCTGCCCTTCGAGACGCGCGGCGTCAACACCGAGCAGCGCACGATCACCGCGTACGCCAGCACAGGCGACATGGACCGTCACGGCACGGTGATCCCGCCCAAGGCGTTCAGGAAGACGCTGAAGCAGTACATGACCAACCCCGTGGTCGTCGCTGGGCACAATACATGGGGCGACGCCTCGGTCCCGCCCGTGGTCGCTCGCGTCACCGAGGCGAGCGTCGACGACAAGGGTCTGCTCGTCACGATCCAGTTCGCCCAGGGCGACATCGCCGAGCGCTGGTGGGCTTTGTACCGCGACGGGTTCATGCGCGGGCTCTCGATCGGCTTCCGCGTGATGGCGCGCTCGCGCAAGCCGCGCGAGGACGGTACTGGGGAGTACGAGGTCTACGACGAGGTCGAGCTGCTCGAGATCTCCCTGGTCGCCGTGCCCAGCAACCGAAACTCGCTGACGACCAAGGCCCTCGAGGAAGCGATCACGCGCGGCGTCGAGTCCATGCCGCGAGAGCACCGCGAGTTCGGCGAGCGCGTGGTCGAGTGGATGCGCGCCGAGGGCGCGCAGCGCGAGACGCTGACCGAACGCGTCGCCCTGCTCGAGCGCGAGCTCGCCAACGCGATGGAACGCGCGGGCGACCTTGAAACCCGCCTCGACGAGGCACGCGACACCCTCGACGCGATGCTCACGCACGGCTCGCCCGCGCAGCCCGCTCCGACCGCCAAGCACGACCCCGCGCCGCAGACGCGATCGATCACCCTCATCTGA
- a CDS encoding transposase family protein: MPRLDTTRRDAAIVRLREQHPNESLSRLRERLVREDESWAVSVGQISKILTARGERSRAPRSDAGRARARVLSEQQLAMVVALVTGLAGRACQRDATAAIDAPGKTVTVAKVPVETALRELEHRGLIPQGVKPSWVYARLKERNIALRGASAERNGPSVVRRFNARRAGARFQFDGTPLGSFYVDASGDFTYLPDTDKKAAAKASDKARAHVLAWVDDHSRCCRLSLYDGETARNVIESAREVFCRSDDPQRPLSGIPTVVYADNGSGLNSALARRMLRAFGVTLVTHRPRAAWGKGKVEALFRRTNGYQELMRGHRPRSFVEARELLRSIEVELNNSPMEALAGATPIEAWMASAQEQLARGEWRFAAPDESLWRELRLTRYDGVRVQREGCCLQIAGERIALPLVRPYIDWIGQRVSVLLDTPAGQRAATGESVVVLAPSGRERYELPRVPPEIHASLTSLSVPVTAADELAAAARIQAHAIAEHDRATGARPGEWIGSKGRRATLAPGGVIVRPDLAEPDADNGGGGGARVVETVDAHAVKRALLEVGLLHGSDLFDRVMAGRDRVSRRELDHALETGEALEQREEAA; the protein is encoded by the coding sequence ATGCCCCGACTCGACACCACCAGGCGCGACGCCGCCATCGTGCGACTGCGAGAGCAGCACCCGAACGAGTCGCTCTCGCGGCTGCGCGAGCGGCTGGTGCGCGAGGACGAATCGTGGGCCGTCAGCGTGGGGCAGATCTCCAAGATCCTCACCGCGCGGGGCGAGCGCAGCCGCGCCCCGCGCAGCGACGCGGGCCGCGCCCGTGCGCGCGTGCTCTCCGAGCAGCAGCTCGCGATGGTCGTCGCCCTGGTCACCGGGCTCGCCGGCAGGGCGTGCCAGCGCGACGCCACCGCCGCGATCGACGCGCCAGGAAAAACCGTCACCGTGGCGAAGGTGCCCGTCGAAACTGCCCTGCGCGAGCTGGAGCACCGCGGCCTCATCCCCCAGGGCGTCAAGCCCTCGTGGGTCTACGCGCGCCTCAAGGAGCGCAACATCGCCCTGCGCGGCGCGAGCGCCGAGCGCAACGGCCCCAGCGTCGTGCGCAGGTTCAACGCGCGACGCGCGGGCGCCCGCTTCCAGTTCGATGGTACCCCGCTGGGCTCTTTCTATGTCGACGCGAGCGGGGACTTCACCTACCTCCCCGACACCGACAAGAAGGCGGCAGCAAAGGCGTCGGACAAGGCGCGGGCCCATGTGCTCGCGTGGGTCGACGATCACTCGCGCTGCTGCAGGCTCTCCCTCTACGACGGCGAAACCGCGCGCAATGTGATCGAGAGCGCGCGCGAGGTGTTCTGTCGCAGCGACGACCCCCAGCGCCCGCTCTCGGGCATACCGACCGTGGTCTACGCGGACAACGGCTCGGGCCTCAACTCCGCGCTGGCCCGCCGCATGCTGCGCGCGTTCGGGGTGACGCTGGTCACGCACCGCCCCCGCGCCGCGTGGGGCAAAGGCAAGGTGGAGGCGCTCTTCCGCCGGACCAACGGCTACCAGGAGTTGATGCGCGGGCACCGTCCGCGCTCCTTCGTCGAGGCCCGCGAGCTGCTGCGCTCCATCGAGGTCGAGCTGAACAACTCGCCGATGGAGGCCCTCGCCGGCGCCACGCCGATCGAGGCGTGGATGGCCAGCGCGCAGGAGCAGCTGGCGCGCGGTGAGTGGCGGTTCGCGGCGCCGGATGAATCGCTCTGGCGTGAGCTGCGCCTGACGCGCTACGACGGGGTGCGGGTGCAGCGCGAGGGGTGCTGCCTGCAGATCGCCGGCGAGCGCATCGCGCTCCCGCTTGTCCGCCCCTACATCGACTGGATCGGCCAGCGCGTGAGCGTCCTGCTCGACACGCCAGCCGGTCAGCGCGCCGCGACGGGCGAGTCGGTGGTCGTGCTCGCCCCGAGCGGGCGCGAGCGCTACGAGCTGCCACGCGTGCCTCCCGAGATCCACGCGTCGCTGACCTCGCTCAGCGTCCCCGTCACCGCCGCCGACGAGCTCGCCGCCGCGGCGCGCATCCAGGCCCACGCCATCGCCGAGCACGACCGCGCCACCGGCGCGCGTCCGGGCGAGTGGATCGGCTCGAAGGGCCGACGCGCCACGCTCGCCCCCGGTGGCGTCATCGTGCGCCCCGACCTGGCCGAGCCCGACGCCGACAACGGCGGGGGCGGCGGCGCACGCGTCGTGGAAACCGTCGACGCCCACGCCGTCAAGCGTGCGCTGCTCGAGGTGGGGCTGCTCCACGGGTCCGACCTCTTCGACCGGGTCATGGCGGGCCGCGACCGCGTGTCGCGCCGCGAGCTCGACCACGCCCTCGAGACGGGCGAGGCCCTCGAGCAGCGCGAGGAGGCGGCATGA
- a CDS encoding phage major capsid protein, whose product MPTQTKPPAQTDPQKNEIANRQIEILERHARGEMTTDEQLREARTALVEELRSVRTLLDAQRAQIDQGAADLHMIRDLQAEQQRIADALAQNSLAMLDQRQRGGLNANLRVFDDERSARDFALLALSRCAHGRDQVLSRNETLARQADAINKRDLTGAPGSGDSFVQQVFDTQILGTIFKFTVLQQYVRVLPMPEKKVTMRRRGGRVRGYRVSRGSPITTSDLGDPQTFDLDAGDYGALSIVNNFLLDDNNMLPSIGDMIAEDMADAIAEMWEDEALNGVASGAVSGFPYNPGNYYFTGMLQSNLIAQHTIQSATIAGAQFEDYLAAFAALERIHAPGAKLHVDRSAIFALRGKKDNHGNFVWAPAANGAPGTIMGVEYEWGWRRMPRTSDADQAGKPFGIYGDLRKLYYLGLRKQFTVDESKEFKFDTNETAFRGLARCAMTVGHYPDAAVALRTAAG is encoded by the coding sequence ATGCCCACGCAGACCAAGCCCCCCGCACAGACCGATCCGCAGAAGAACGAGATCGCCAACAGGCAGATCGAGATCCTCGAGCGCCACGCGCGCGGCGAGATGACCACCGACGAGCAGCTGCGCGAGGCGCGCACCGCGCTGGTCGAGGAGCTGCGCAGCGTGCGCACGCTGCTCGACGCGCAGCGCGCCCAGATCGACCAGGGCGCAGCGGACCTCCACATGATCCGCGACCTGCAGGCCGAGCAGCAGCGCATCGCCGACGCGCTGGCCCAGAACTCCCTGGCCATGCTCGACCAGCGCCAGCGCGGCGGCCTCAACGCGAACCTGCGCGTCTTCGACGACGAGCGGTCGGCGCGTGACTTCGCGCTCCTCGCCCTCTCGCGCTGCGCGCACGGGCGCGACCAGGTGCTCTCGCGCAACGAGACGCTGGCCCGTCAGGCCGACGCGATCAACAAGCGCGACCTGACCGGCGCTCCCGGCAGCGGCGATTCGTTCGTGCAGCAGGTCTTCGACACGCAGATCCTCGGCACCATCTTCAAGTTCACGGTGCTGCAGCAGTATGTCCGCGTGCTGCCCATGCCCGAGAAGAAGGTCACGATGCGCCGACGCGGCGGACGCGTCCGCGGGTACCGCGTCTCGCGCGGCAGCCCCATCACCACGAGCGACCTGGGCGACCCCCAGACCTTCGACCTCGACGCCGGCGACTACGGCGCGCTGTCGATCGTCAACAACTTCCTGCTCGACGACAACAACATGCTGCCCTCCATCGGCGACATGATCGCCGAGGACATGGCCGACGCGATCGCCGAGATGTGGGAGGACGAGGCCCTCAACGGCGTCGCCTCCGGCGCGGTCAGCGGCTTCCCCTACAACCCCGGCAACTACTACTTCACGGGCATGCTACAGAGCAACCTGATCGCGCAGCACACCATCCAGAGCGCCACGATCGCCGGGGCGCAGTTCGAGGACTACCTCGCCGCGTTCGCCGCGCTCGAGCGCATCCACGCGCCGGGGGCCAAGCTCCATGTCGACCGCAGCGCGATCTTCGCGCTGCGAGGCAAGAAGGACAACCACGGCAACTTCGTCTGGGCGCCCGCCGCCAACGGCGCGCCGGGCACGATCATGGGCGTCGAGTACGAGTGGGGCTGGCGCCGCATGCCGCGCACGAGCGACGCGGACCAGGCGGGCAAGCCCTTCGGCATCTACGGCGACCTTCGCAAGCTCTACTACCTGGGCCTGCGCAAGCAGTTCACCGTGGATGAGTCGAAGGAGTTCAAGTTTGACACCAACGAGACCGCGTTCCGCGGCCTCGCGCGATGCGCCATGACCGTGGGTCACTACCCCGACGCCGCGGTCGCGCTGCGCACCGCAGCGGGCTGA
- a CDS encoding AAA family ATPase produces the protein MGPRRNLWLLTRHARLAGGVTLSRIQRLCGDPFKGCSKTRLNDFASGNLRALTPVQLDALLDTLDALRLRAADFGAEEGDWLSPLAVRVERRCSNLPQNGRMLPDAIRGGPVVAAPGAAPRHPTHARRFDASLNTRTGLDAWKRSTRMPLTDDTLAHFGLPPGADPFAAPRGVSDLYQTSDFQAKERQLRSALARGGYCLVKGPSGVGKSMLAHAALEKLSKERRLIVCRVMAPDTRRVSEYSIIYALIDDIRRSLKLDITIPTSVERAMRRLREVVEIAGERDAMPVLYIEEGHGVPDAILKFLKRIREALQDGWAERLPVLLVGQDDASASATGRSLSDTLRDPDNREVARRLTVIELRPLGNALAHYVRARVETAGGKLERVFDDDWTSAVRRALKADHLVPQAVEHLLSRAMVLAHELADAKVGARHIDDAAQRGV, from the coding sequence ATGGGCCCCCGCCGCAACCTGTGGCTTCTGACGCGCCACGCGCGCCTCGCCGGCGGCGTCACGCTCTCTCGCATCCAGCGGCTGTGCGGCGACCCGTTCAAGGGCTGCAGCAAGACCCGCCTCAACGACTTCGCCTCGGGCAACCTGCGCGCGCTCACGCCCGTGCAGCTGGACGCGCTGCTCGACACGCTCGACGCGCTGCGCCTGCGCGCCGCGGACTTCGGCGCCGAAGAGGGCGACTGGCTGTCGCCCCTGGCGGTGCGCGTCGAGCGCCGCTGCTCGAACCTGCCCCAGAACGGGCGCATGTTGCCCGACGCGATCCGCGGCGGGCCCGTGGTCGCCGCGCCCGGCGCCGCCCCGCGCCACCCCACGCACGCGCGGCGGTTCGACGCATCACTCAACACACGCACCGGGCTGGACGCCTGGAAGAGGAGCACACGCATGCCGCTGACCGACGACACGCTCGCCCACTTCGGTCTGCCCCCGGGCGCCGACCCCTTCGCCGCGCCGCGCGGGGTGAGCGACCTCTACCAGACCTCCGACTTCCAAGCCAAGGAGCGCCAGCTGCGCAGCGCGCTGGCGCGCGGCGGCTACTGCCTGGTCAAGGGCCCCAGTGGCGTGGGCAAGAGCATGCTCGCGCACGCCGCCCTCGAGAAGCTGAGCAAGGAGCGGCGCCTGATCGTGTGCCGGGTGATGGCGCCGGACACCCGCCGCGTCAGCGAGTACTCGATCATCTACGCGCTCATCGACGACATCCGGCGCTCGCTCAAGCTCGACATCACGATCCCCACCAGCGTCGAACGCGCGATGCGTCGCCTGCGCGAGGTGGTCGAGATCGCGGGCGAACGCGACGCGATGCCCGTCCTCTACATCGAGGAGGGCCACGGCGTGCCCGACGCGATCCTCAAGTTCCTCAAGCGCATCAGGGAGGCCCTGCAGGACGGCTGGGCGGAGCGCCTGCCCGTGCTGCTCGTCGGCCAGGACGACGCGAGCGCCAGCGCGACGGGCCGGTCCCTCTCCGACACGCTGCGCGACCCGGACAACCGAGAGGTCGCCCGCCGGCTCACCGTGATCGAGCTGCGCCCGCTGGGCAACGCCCTGGCCCACTATGTGCGGGCGCGCGTGGAGACGGCGGGCGGGAAGCTCGAGCGGGTCTTTGACGACGACTGGACCTCGGCGGTGCGTCGCGCGCTCAAGGCCGACCACCTGGTGCCCCAGGCCGTCGAGCACCTGCTGAGCCGCGCGATGGTGCTGGCGCACGAGCTGGCCGACGCGAAGGTCGGCGCGCGCCACATCGACGACGCGGCGCAGAGGGGGGTGTGA
- a CDS encoding helix-turn-helix domain-containing protein produces the protein MPTESSDFRTRLKNLREGSALSQGDAATRIGASGGQWGNWERGISRPSIDELVKICVAFDVSAHWLLMGEGPQSATALALSVEVGGAAASDLAGLLETMSSDQLADLARRKADAEDAYLRGPLLEAMQRVREAVERGDATWERARAVIASIEKQIENEARVPAQRLTIVEPPVQREGYYEQVHREVDVYPDQPATEASQPNRRAKGGGK, from the coding sequence ATGCCCACAGAATCTTCGGATTTCCGGACCCGACTGAAGAATCTGCGCGAGGGTTCCGCCCTCTCTCAGGGGGACGCGGCTACTCGGATCGGTGCGTCGGGCGGGCAGTGGGGGAACTGGGAGCGGGGCATCTCCCGGCCCAGCATCGACGAGCTCGTGAAAATCTGCGTCGCTTTCGATGTCTCCGCCCACTGGCTGTTGATGGGCGAAGGCCCACAGTCGGCGACCGCGCTGGCGCTGTCGGTCGAGGTCGGCGGCGCCGCCGCGAGCGACCTTGCCGGGCTTCTTGAAACCATGAGCAGCGATCAGCTCGCGGACCTCGCCCGACGCAAGGCGGACGCTGAGGACGCCTACCTGCGCGGTCCGCTCCTGGAAGCGATGCAGCGGGTGCGCGAGGCGGTTGAGCGCGGGGACGCGACCTGGGAGCGGGCTCGTGCGGTCATCGCCTCCATTGAGAAGCAGATCGAGAACGAAGCCCGCGTACCCGCGCAGCGCCTGACCATCGTCGAGCCGCCCGTTCAGCGAGAGGGCTACTACGAGCAGGTGCATCGTGAGGTTGATGTCTATCCCGACCAGCCAGCGACAGAGGCCAGCCAGCCGAATCGTCGGGCTAAAGGAGGCGGCAAATGA
- a CDS encoding carbon storage regulator: MLVMTRREHEAIVLRIDGAPVVIQVTRIAGDRIRLGITAPSSIAVNRAEVELDLIEQAAEQTPLVVTTPEDAETVRTLARSREMLTAIANTSDYGVALRARELLARLFGGKCSAQPLSPSAPSAPSAVNALSLPPAHA; the protein is encoded by the coding sequence ATGCTCGTCATGACCCGCCGCGAGCACGAGGCCATCGTGCTGCGCATCGACGGCGCGCCCGTCGTGATCCAGGTCACCCGCATCGCGGGCGACCGCATCCGTCTGGGCATCACCGCCCCGTCCTCCATCGCCGTCAACCGCGCCGAGGTCGAGCTCGACCTCATCGAGCAGGCCGCCGAGCAGACGCCCCTCGTGGTCACCACGCCCGAGGACGCCGAGACGGTGCGCACGCTGGCGCGCAGCCGCGAGATGCTGACCGCCATCGCCAACACCAGCGACTACGGCGTCGCCCTCCGCGCCCGCGAGCTGTTGGCCCGCCTGTTTGGCGGCAAGTGCAGCGCCCAGCCCCTTTCCCCCTCCGCGCCCTCTGCGCCCTCCGCGGTGAACGCTCTCTCTCTTCCCCCCGCGCACGCCTGA